In Larimichthys crocea isolate SSNF chromosome VI, L_crocea_2.0, whole genome shotgun sequence, one genomic interval encodes:
- the cox6c gene encoding cytochrome c oxidase subunit 6C, which produces MSLAKPMMRGMLAKRLRLHLPLAFVVSFSSALAFNLLIAQPRKRAYAEFYKNYDSVKDFNAMREAGIFESVRPIEK; this is translated from the exons ATGTCTCTGGCGAAGCCCATGATGAGAGGGATGCTGGCCAAGCGTCTGAGGCTCCATCTGCCCCTCGCTTTCGTCGTCTCCTTCTCGTCTGCATTGGCGTTCAAT TTACTCATCGCACAGCCCAGGAAACGGGCCTACGCTGAGTTCTACAAGAACTACGACAGCGTCAAAGACTTCAACGCCATGAGGGAAGCCGGCATCTTCGAGAGCGTGCGGCCCATTGAGAAGTAA
- the LOC113745862 gene encoding protein ATP6V1FNB-like, which produces MRYLLTTQSQNCYREQIQKEMLTRLAWKSRYAKLYPSCCNPRYKSTEPTQLPRLPAAPRAVLPPPVTRTPEKQSDHPSPPPPPTLPPSPLPPPPVLSSEGERSLNASCLMRPVSPQTRHALYQDSSHHGKGRSLYLQRRGQIRPEEKFDFPLLSSWEYGWRLGDYTLDYRTPSRAKSSVVKNTFYARNGVFSSPSATDALG; this is translated from the exons ATGCGATACCTGCTGACGACCCAGAGCCAGAACTGCTACAGAGAGCAGATCCAGAAGGAGATGTTGACCCGTTTGGCCTGGAAGAGCCGATACGCCAAGCTTTACCCGTCCTGCTGCAACCCCCGGTACAAGAGCACAGAGCCAACACAGCTGCCCCGTCTGCCTGCTGCCCCCCG GGctgtccttcctcctcctgttacCAGGACACCTGAGAAGCAGAGCGACcatccttcacctcctcctcctccaactcttcctccttcacctcttcctcctccacctgtgctCTCTTCTGAAGGGGAGAGGAGCCTCAACGCGTCCTGCCTCATGAGGCCAGTTTCTCCTCAGACCAGACACGCTCTCTATCAGGACTCATCGCACCAT GGCAAAGGACGGAGTCTGTACCTGCAGAGACGTGGCCAGATTAGACCTGAGGAGAAGTTTGACTTCCCTCTGCTGTCGTCCTGGGAGTACGGATGGAGGCTGG GTGACTACACTCTGGATTACAGAACTCCATCTCGTGCCAAGTCGTCGGTGGTGAAGAACACCTTCTACGCCAGGAACGGTGTGTTCAGCAGCCCGTCGGCTACCGACGCTTTGGGCTGA